The DNA segment TATCTGCCCAGGAAGCAGAGCAAAAATTTGGTTTTTTAATGAATGCTTTTGAGTATGGTGCGCCCCCTCATGCAGGTTGTGCCTTTGGCTTAGATAGGTGGGTTATGCTTTTTGCAGGTGCAGATAGCATCCGAGATGTGATGGCATTCCCCAAAAATAATATGGGCAGAGATGTAATGATTGACGCCCCATCTTCCATTGACCCTAGCTTAATGAACGAACTTGGAATAGAAATAAAAAATTAGAGTTTGAATTACACACAAAGTTAACTTGTTTGTGCAGTTTATACATGAATGACTTACCTAAATAGCAAATTTGCCGTTGTTTTCATATATTTGCATAAATTATTCGCTCAATGTATGGAAATCCTGACATATATCATAGTAGGAATAAGTGGTTTAGCTGTTGGCGTTGGGATAGGAAGATACTTGCTCATAACTATATTAAAACAAAAAGAGCTCGCCGCAGAAGAAAAAGCTAAACTCATCCTTTCAGAAGCAGAAACAAAAGCTGAAAATCTCAAAAATCAAAAACTATTAGAAGCAAAAGAAAAACTTAGCGAACTAAAAATACAGCAAGAAGCAGAGTTTGCCAAAAAGCAAGTAGAAATTGCTACACTAGAAAGCAAAATAAAACATAGAGAAGCTACACTCAATCAAAAAATTGAGGAGTTCAAAAAGCAACAGCAAGAATTTAATAAAGCCCAGCAAGTTTTGGCTAAGCAGCAAGAGGAATATCTCAAAGGGCAAGAAGCGGTAAAACAAAAGTTAGAAAAATTGGAACTCAAACAAAAAGAAATTGAACAGCTGCACAAAGAACAAACAGAAATGTTAGAAAAAATAGCAGGGCTATCCGCGGAGGAAGCCAAAAAGCAGCTAATAGAACAGATTAAAGAAGAAGCTCAATCCAAAGCAGCTGCCTATGTAAAAAGCGTAATGGATGAAGCTAAAATCAATGCAAATAAAGAAGCACGTAAAATTATCATTCAGACTATACAGCGCACGGCAATTGAACATTCTATTGAAAATTGTGTCAGTGTCTTTCATATTGAGAATGATGAAGTAAAAGGGCGAATTATAGGTAGAGAAGGGCGAAATATTCGGGCTTTGGAAGCTGCTACAGGTGTTGAAATTATTGTAGATGATACTCCAGAAGCAATTATTCTTTCTGCGTTTGACCCTGTGCGCAGAGAAATTGCCCGTGTGGCTTTGCAGCGATTAGTAGCTGATGGGCGTATTCATCCCGCCCGAATTGAAGAGGTAGTTGCCAAAACCGCCCGTGATATTGAGGAAGAAATTGCTGAAATTGGACAAAGAACAGTATTAGATTTAGGTATTACAGGTTTACATCCTGAATTGGTCAAAATTGTAGGTAGAATGCGTTATCGCTCTTCTTATGGGCAAAACTTGCTTCAACACAGCCGCGAGGTAGCTAATCTTTGTGCAATTATGGCAGCAGAGCTTCGCTTGAATCCCAAAAAAGCCAAAAGAGCAGGAC comes from the Bacteroidia bacterium genome and includes:
- the rny gene encoding ribonuclease Y; translated protein: MEILTYIIVGISGLAVGVGIGRYLLITILKQKELAAEEKAKLILSEAETKAENLKNQKLLEAKEKLSELKIQQEAEFAKKQVEIATLESKIKHREATLNQKIEEFKKQQQEFNKAQQVLAKQQEEYLKGQEAVKQKLEKLELKQKEIEQLHKEQTEMLEKIAGLSAEEAKKQLIEQIKEEAQSKAAAYVKSVMDEAKINANKEARKIIIQTIQRTAIEHSIENCVSVFHIENDEVKGRIIGREGRNIRALEAATGVEIIVDDTPEAIILSAFDPVRREIARVALQRLVADGRIHPARIEEVVAKTARDIEEEIAEIGQRTVLDLGITGLHPELVKIVGRMRYRSSYGQNLLQHSREVANLCAIMAAELRLNPKKAKRAGLLHDIGKVITDEPELPHAILGMRVAEKYGEAPDVCNAIGAHHDEIEMTTLLSPIVQACDAISGARPGARREVIESYIKRLRDLEAIAMSYPGVSKTYAIQAGRELRVMVEADKVSDQQADMLSHDISTRIQDEMQYPGQIKITVIREKRSIAYAK